The Pleomorphomonas sp. T1.2MG-36 DNA segment CGCCGCGATGACACTTCCCCGCTCCGTCGATCTCAATGCCGATCTCGGCGAAGGTTTCGGCGCCTATCGCATCGGTGACGACGCCGCCCTGCTCGGCGTGGTCACCTCGGCCAACGTCGCCTGCGGCCTGCACGCCGGCGACCCCGAGATCATGGCCGAGACCTTCCGCCTCGCCAAGGCGGGCGGCGTCGCGGTGGGCGCCCACCCCGGCTTCCCCGACCTCTGGGGCTTCGGCCGCCGCGTCCTGCCCTACTCGGCCGGCGAGATCGAGCGCCTCGTCGCCTACCAGATCGGCGCGGCGGCGGCCTTGTCGGCGCTGGCTGGCCATCCGATCGCCTATGTGAAGCTGCACGGCGCGCTCGCCAATCTCGCCGTGGCCGACGCCGATGTCGCCGCCGCCAGCGTCAG contains these protein-coding regions:
- a CDS encoding LamB/YcsF family protein, whose product is MTLPRSVDLNADLGEGFGAYRIGDDAALLGVVTSANVACGLHAGDPEIMAETFRLAKAGGVAVGAHPGFPDLWGFGRRVLPYSAGEIERLVAYQIGAAAALSALAGHPIAYVKLHGALANLAVADADVAAASVRAIKGVDTSLACLAIAHGKQERCARDAGLRTYSEVYADRGYQDDGSLMPRNRPGAFVHDPAEAVERACRMVMSGEIVSVDGKALPTAVDSICVHGDSPTALVTARLLAERLAAEGIALAPFAGRP